Below is a window of Streptomyces spongiicola DNA.
GGCCCGCTGTGAGGGAGACGGCGCGGGACAGGTCTCCCAGGGCTTCGCCGACCCGGGCCAGTGCCTCGCGGCAGGCCGGGTCGCCGGGTGGCAGGGTGATGGCCACGGTGCCGTCCTTGGTCTCGGCGCCGGTCACTATTAAGCCCATACTGTCTGATTTATTCCAGTGTATTTTCATTTGCATCCTTCGCTTCACCGAAGTGCGCCTACCCGAAGTATCGGTCATCCTGTTCAGACAGTCGAGGGGGATACATAGTTGCCTCAGCGGGGGCAACCGGGCTGGTCAGGACGTATTAATTGCGTGTTTGCAATCGGTATGCCGTATGGACTGCCGCAATCTCCATTACCGTTGAGCCACGGTGAATCAAGCAGGGGGAAGACAATGACGATCCGCGAAATACACGACACTGCGCGCAGAACCCCGGCATCGGCCGGAACCGGACGAGCCGGCATCGAGTGCTCCGGTGGCACCAAGGACGTGGGCTGGAACGCCGTCCCCGGTCCTGTCCGGATGATCTGATCCGCCCCGGCCTGACCGCCCTCGCCCCCACTCGCACCACTCGTACCACTGCCTCACTGCAACTGGCCCGACACTAGGACGAGTTCGGTACCGGGGTACACCCTTCGGCCCCGGGAAGCCCGCCGGCCGCCCGGTGCCGGACGGACCCGCCGAGGCAGCGCGAGAGCCGCGCCCCTCGGCGGACGAAGGGGCGATACCTCATGAACCCGAACCACCCATCCGCCGTGACCCGCCCACCCGCCGCACAGCAGCCCGACTGGCCCGACCCGCAAGCGCTGCGTCTGGCCGCCGAGGACATCGCCGCCCTCCCCGCGCTCGTCGCGGCCGAGGACTGCGACCGCCTGCGGGAGCGGCTGGCGGCGGTCGCCCGAGGCGAGGCGCTTCTGCTCCAGGGCGGCGACTGCGCCGAGAGCCTCGACGAGGCGGGCCCGGACACCACCGCGGCCAAGTACCGCACCCTGAACCTCATGGCCGCCGTCATCTCCGAGGCCTCCGGGCTTCCCGTGGTCAAACTGGGCCGTATCGCGGGCCAGTTCGCCAAACCCCGGTCGCAGCCCACCGAACTGCGCGAGGGCGTCGAACTCCCCTCCTACCGGGGGGACATGGTCAACGGCCCGGCCTTCACCGCCGCCGACCGCACCCCGGACCCGGACCGGCTGCGGCGCGTCTACCGCGCGTCCCTGGAGACCCTGGACGACCTGGGCCGGCTCACCGCCGCCGACGGCGGTGAGTTCTGGACCAGCCACGAGGCCCTGATCCTGGAGTACGAGCGAGCGCTCTGCCGCCTCACCCCGGCCGGTCGCTACGCCCTCTCCGGCCACCTGCTCTGGATAGGCGAGCGCACCCGCCGGCCGGACGGCGCGCACGTCGCCTTCGCCGCCCGGGTGCGCAATCCGATCGCCGTCAAACTCGGCCCGTCCAGCACCCCGGACGACGCGCTGCGCCTGATCGACCTGCTCGACCCGGACCGTGAACCGGGCCGGCTGACCTTCATCAGCCGGATGGGCGCCGGCGCGGTGCGCGAGGCGCTCCCGGACCTGGTGGCGAAGGTGGCGGCCTCCGGCGCCGAGGTGGTCTGGATCTGCGATCCCGTGCACGGCAACACCGTCTCCTCCCCGACGGGGCACAAGACCCGCAGGCTCGACGACGTGCTGGACGAGATCAGGGGCTTCCTGGAGGTCCATCGATCCCTGGGGACCCATCCCGGCGGCGTCCACCTGGAACTGACCGGCGATCATGTCACCGAGTGCGTGGGCGGCACCTACGAGATCCGCTTCGAGGACCTGCCGACCCGCTACGAGACCGTCTGCGACCCCCGGCTGAACCTCGGTCAGTCACTGGACGTCGCCTTCGAACTCGCTGCCATGTACACGGCTTCTCCGGTCACCGACCGTGGGACCACCTGGGCGACGGTGTGACTCTGCCACCCCGTCCCCCGACGACGACGAACGAGGAGACCGCCTGATGGTGGCTACCCCTGCCGGGGAGTTCCTGGCACTTCACGAGCGCACCGACCCCGGGGACCCGCTGGTCATCCCCAACGTCTGGGACGCGGTCAGCGCGCGCGCGTTCGCCGAGGCCGGCTTCCCCGCGCTGGCGACGTCCAGCTCGGCGGTCGCCGCCGTGCTCGGCTACGACGACGGCGAGGACACCCCGGCCGACGAGATGTTCGCCGCGATCAGGCGGATCGTCCGCTCCGTCGGCGTACCGGTGACGGCGGACATCGAGGCCGGCTACGGCCTCGCCCCGGCCGAGATCGTCGAGCGGCTGCTCGACGCGGGAGCGGCCGGCTGCAACCTGGAGGACTCCAGGGCGGGGCGGCTCAAGGACGCCGAGCAGCACGCGGAGTGGCTCTCCGAGGTCAGCGTCGCCGCCGGCGAGCGGCTGGTGCTGAACGCCCGGGTCGACACCTTCCTCTACGGCGACCGCTCGGCCGAGTCGGCGGTCAAGCGAGCCTGCCGGTACGTCGACGCCGGCGCGGACGTCGTCTACCCGATCCTGGCCCCCGAGGAACTGCTCCCCGACCTGGCCAACGGCGTCGGCAAGCCGCTGAACGCCCTGTACCGCCCGGGCAGCGCGTCGCCCAGCCGGCTCGGCTCCCTCGGCGCCGCCCGGGTCACCTTCGGCGGCGGCCTGCACCAGGAGGCCGCCGCCGACGTCACCGAACTGGCCCGGAAGATCGGGCGGGCGTACGGCACCCGGTAGGTCCCGGGCGCCCCCGGCGGGCGGTGACCGGGCCCGAACGCCTGCCGACCGCTACTTGGCGGCCATCAGCAGGTACTCGTGCGACCGATTGGTCAGCATCGGGTCGTCACCGCCCGTCGGGCGGTCGTACAGATGGATCCGCTCGTCGCCCAGTGTGAGATGGCGTCCCAGCACCCGCGCGGCGTCCCAGGCCAGCGGAACGAACCGGTCGTCGATCCGCCGGTTCTGGACCGCGATCACGGCCCGGGCGCCCGGCCGCATGGTCTCCGCGATCGCGCCGAACGCCTCGTCCAGCGCGCCCAGGTAGTCCTCGTAGCCGCGCAGCGCGTAGAACTGCGCCCCGTCGGTGGCGTCGGTGTTCAGGTTGGTGCCGAAGTACGGCAGATCGCACAGGACCAGATCGACCGAGCCCGCCTCCAGCGGGGGCTTGCGGGCGTCACCGCAGACCATCTCCTGCCCCGGGTAGGCCTCCAGGCGCCTGCGCGCGTTCTCGGCGCGCTCCGCGTCCACCTCGATGCCGAACCCGCGCCGCCCCTCCACCGAGGCCGCGACCAGCGTCGTCCCCCACCCGGCGAACGGGTCGAGAACCAGTTCCCCGGGCGCGCTGAGCTCCCGGATCAACGGCCGCAACTGGCTGACCAGACCGGCCTGCCCCGCCGCCTCTGGAAGCGCGTGCTCCGGGTCCTCTCCTCCGAGCACGAGCCAACTGGCCACCCCCACCGCGAATCACGCATCCCTTCGCACTCCCGGCCGCGGTCAGGGCACCGCGTGGTACCGGGACCGCCATGCTAGTGCCGCATCGGGCGGCGTCTGCCCCGTCGTGACGCCCGGCACGGGGACGTTCCGGGCCCGGCGCGCGCCTGCCCCCGGCCCGTCGTGCGTACGCCCCCGGCCCGGCGCGGGGACGTTCCGGCCCGGCGCGGCGCGCGCCTGCCCCCGGCCCGTCGTGCGTACGCTCCCGGCCCGGCGCGGGCCGGCGTCCGCCCGGCGCGCATCCGCTCCCCGTCCGGCGGGCACGTACGGTGCGACGCACGCGGCCTCCCGTCCGGCGGCGCGACCGCCCCGCCCCGCCCTCCCGTCCGGCGGTACGATCACCCGCTTCACCCGCTTCACCCGCTTCACCCGCTTCACCCGCTTCACCCGCTTCACCCCGCCGTCCCGGCAGGCGGGCAGGGCCACCGCCGGGGTCGTCGGCCGGGGAGCCGGCGGCGGGCGCCGGACGAGGCGTCGGGCCGTCGCCGCGGCCCCACCCGGACGACCTCGCCGGGAGGGGAGCACGGCGGGCCGACCGCTCGGGCGGGGGCGGCCCCCGCGCCGTCCGGGCCGGCCCGGACGCCTGTGCCGGCCGCGATGAGTGGAAAGGTGTGCCCGTACCAGGCAGGCTGATGGCATGCGGTCGGACATCCGCTCATCCGTGCTCCCGCTTGCGGACGGTCGTCACCGGGTCCTCTGGGTGCTCGCGCAGTGCCTGCCCTTCGCGATCGCGGTCCTGGTGCTGGTCATCGAGCTCACGCCGCTGCACGTCGTGTACACGGGACCGCTGCTGACCGCGACCCCGGCATTGGCCGCGATGACCATGGGCCCCGTGGGCACGATCGCGGCGGCCGTCTTCGCGCTGGTCATCAGCGTGATCACCGCCGCCTACAACGAGGCCTGGCAGAACCAGCAGGTCTACACCAACCTCCTGGCCCTCGTGCTGGTGTCCGCGGCGAGCATCACCATCAGTAGTGCCGCGCGGACCCGCAGCGAGAACGAGCTGAACCAGATCCGCAGGATCGCCGCCGCCGCGCAGGAGGTGCTGCTGCGACCGGTGTCCGCCCGGATCGGCCCGCTGCACGCGGGCAGCCTGTACGTCGCCGCCGAGACCGGCGCCCAGATCGGCGGCGATCTCTACGAAGCCGTGCAGACCCGCTTCGGGGTACGGCTCGTCATCGGTGACGTCCGGGGCAAGGGCCTTCCCGCGGTGCGCGCGGCCGCCGCCGTGCTGGGGGCCTTCCGGGAGGCGGCCCACTACCAGGAGGACCTGTCGGCCGTCATGGACCACTGCGCGGCCGCCCTGGAGCGGGAGCGCCTGTCCCCGGACGTGGACCCGGACGCCCGCGTGGAGGGCTTCGTCACGGTGCTGGTGGTCCAGGTCCCGCGGGAGCCGGTGGTCGAGATCGTCAACCGCGGCCATCCGCCTCCGCTGATGCTGCACCGCGGCAGGGTGGAGGCCCTGGAGCCGGGGTGCCCGCTGCCGCCGCTCGGCCTCGACGAGCTTCTGCCCGAGCCCTCCGGGGGCAAGGCGGAGTCCTATCCGTTCGTCCGCGGAGACCGCCTGCTGCTGCACACCGACGGCGTGGTCGAGGCGCGCAACGGCGACGACGACTTCTTCCCGCTGCCCGCTGCCTTCGCGGCCGTGCGCGGCGGCACCCCCGGCGAGTACCTGGAGGAGTTGCACGGGGCGCTGATGCGGCACTCCGCGGGCTCCCTCGCCGACGACGTCGCGATGTTGATCATCGAGAGGGCCGAGTAGGACGGGCCCCGTCCGCCCGGGTGTGCGAACCCGGCTACCAGTACGTGCCCACGAGCAAGGGCAAGGACTACCACAAGGGCGTCGGCGCGGAGCAGGCCGACTGCAACGGCACCTCCCGCACGGCGAAGTCCACGTTCACCTCCGAGGTGACCGGGAAGGTCGGCATCGCCTACAGCGGCGAGCTGAAGGTCGGCGGGTCCGTCGCGGTCGTCGAGATCGAGGGCAGGTTCAACGTGAACCTGTCCGTGGAACTCACCGCGAAGAGGGGCACGTAGTGCCGCAGCGTGGCACCTACGTTGCCGAGCATCGCGGCGAGGGCGACGGCGAGGCCGACGCGTAGCCGGGGAAACGAAAGCCCCGCGCGTGTGCTCGTGGGAAGCACACGAACGGGGCCGTTCACTCGGGACGTTGCCGTGTCAGCGTGGGGCGTGCACCGGGGCCGCCTGAGCGCGTAGCTCAGCGACACGACGTTGGTACAGCGGACCGGCGGCATGAGCGCCCCGTGCCTCACTCGGGGTGGCCTGTTCGATCAGGTGATGACCCACGGCCTTGAGGTGAGCGGCCCACGCGATCACGTGCTGCTGAGCCGTCCGCCCGCATTCCTGCGGCTCACCGGGAAGACACAGCGGGAGTTCCGGCCCCACCTTGTTCGCCGCGTGCCGGACGTACCGCGCGATGGTCAGCCATTCCTCCTCGGTGCGCCGAATGGCGTTGCTGTCGCCCTCCCACCCCCACGGGCCGAAGTCGTCCCCGTGATCGTCCATGTGTGTGCTCCCTGGTGATCTCGGCGGATCAGGCCGGTGAGGCGATCGTAGCGGCGCTATCCACTTCCCGGGGGTCGCAGTGCCCGACCGAGGGAACGCACGGACCGCACGGGCCGCACATGGGAAGGAACTGCGGAGGGGTGCACGACTGGACGTCGTCGCCATGGACGGCCGCGATATCTTCCGCAACGTCCAACATCCGGGATCCACCCCAGATATCCGAGATCGGCTTTTCCAGCACGTTGCCCATGATCAGGAATCGGCCCAGGACGCACGGCCACACATCGCCGGTCGGGCCGATGGCGCACTTCTCGTGGGCGCAGTGCCCGCACAGGTCAGCGATGGTCGGCGCGGCCCCCTGACTCGCCCGTCCGAATGCGCGGGTGCGGTCCCCGCCCACCGTTCCGACACCGAGCGCCGTA
It encodes the following:
- a CDS encoding 3-deoxy-7-phosphoheptulonate synthase, whose amino-acid sequence is MTRPPAAQQPDWPDPQALRLAAEDIAALPALVAAEDCDRLRERLAAVARGEALLLQGGDCAESLDEAGPDTTAAKYRTLNLMAAVISEASGLPVVKLGRIAGQFAKPRSQPTELREGVELPSYRGDMVNGPAFTAADRTPDPDRLRRVYRASLETLDDLGRLTAADGGEFWTSHEALILEYERALCRLTPAGRYALSGHLLWIGERTRRPDGAHVAFAARVRNPIAVKLGPSSTPDDALRLIDLLDPDREPGRLTFISRMGAGAVREALPDLVAKVAASGAEVVWICDPVHGNTVSSPTGHKTRRLDDVLDEIRGFLEVHRSLGTHPGGVHLELTGDHVTECVGGTYEIRFEDLPTRYETVCDPRLNLGQSLDVAFELAAMYTASPVTDRGTTWATV
- a CDS encoding isocitrate lyase/PEP mutase family protein, whose product is MVATPAGEFLALHERTDPGDPLVIPNVWDAVSARAFAEAGFPALATSSSAVAAVLGYDDGEDTPADEMFAAIRRIVRSVGVPVTADIEAGYGLAPAEIVERLLDAGAAGCNLEDSRAGRLKDAEQHAEWLSEVSVAAGERLVLNARVDTFLYGDRSAESAVKRACRYVDAGADVVYPILAPEELLPDLANGVGKPLNALYRPGSASPSRLGSLGAARVTFGGGLHQEAAADVTELARKIGRAYGTR
- a CDS encoding TRM11 family SAM-dependent methyltransferase, with translation MLGGEDPEHALPEAAGQAGLVSQLRPLIRELSAPGELVLDPFAGWGTTLVAASVEGRRGFGIEVDAERAENARRRLEAYPGQEMVCGDARKPPLEAGSVDLVLCDLPYFGTNLNTDATDGAQFYALRGYEDYLGALDEAFGAIAETMRPGARAVIAVQNRRIDDRFVPLAWDAARVLGRHLTLGDERIHLYDRPTGGDDPMLTNRSHEYLLMAAK
- a CDS encoding PP2C family protein-serine/threonine phosphatase — protein: MRSDIRSSVLPLADGRHRVLWVLAQCLPFAIAVLVLVIELTPLHVVYTGPLLTATPALAAMTMGPVGTIAAAVFALVISVITAAYNEAWQNQQVYTNLLALVLVSAASITISSAARTRSENELNQIRRIAAAAQEVLLRPVSARIGPLHAGSLYVAAETGAQIGGDLYEAVQTRFGVRLVIGDVRGKGLPAVRAAAAVLGAFREAAHYQEDLSAVMDHCAAALERERLSPDVDPDARVEGFVTVLVVQVPREPVVEIVNRGHPPPLMLHRGRVEALEPGCPLPPLGLDELLPEPSGGKAESYPFVRGDRLLLHTDGVVEARNGDDDFFPLPAAFAAVRGGTPGEYLEELHGALMRHSAGSLADDVAMLIIERAE